In the genome of Massilia sp. UMI-21, the window GAAGGGCGTGGCGACCATCGTGCTGATCCTCGGCCTGACCGGGTGGACCGGGCCGTACCGCCTGATGCGCGCCGAGTACATCAAGCACAAGGCGCGCGAATACGTGATGGCGGCCGACGCTATCGGCGCATCGGGCTGGGCGCGCATGTTCGGCCACATCCTGCCCAACGTCTCGCACGTGGCCCTGGTGCAGATGTCGATCCTGGTGGTCGGCTTCATCAAGGCCGAGGTGATCCTGTCCTTCCTGGGCTTCGGCGTGCCGGTCGGCGTGGTGTCCTGGGGCAGCATGCTGAACGAGGCGCAGAATGAACTCATCCTCGGCAAATGGTGGCAACTGGCCGCCGCCGCCAGCGCCATGGCGCTGCTGGTGACGGCCTTTTCGCTGTTCGCGGACGCCCTGCGCGACGCCCTGGACCCGAAGCTCAAATGATGACCGATCCGAACCTTCTGCTGCAGGTCCGCGACCTGCGCATCGCCTTCCGCGTCGACAAGAAGAACACGGTCGAAGCGGTCAAGGGCATCTCCTTCGACGTGCCGAGGAACAGCACCGTGGCGCTGGTGGGCGAATCGGGCAGCGGCAAGTCGGTCAGTTCGCTGGCCGTGATGGGGCTGCTGCCGCCGGAGACGACCATCGTCGATCCGGGTTCGCGTGCCTGCTTCGACGGCCGCGAGTTGCTGGCGCTGTCCCTGGCCGAGCGCCGCAAGCTGTGCGGCAAGGACATCGCGATGATCTTCCAGGAGCCGATGTCCTCGCTTAACCCGGTGTTCACGGTCGGCTACCAGGTCGGCGAGGTGCTGCGCCGGCACATGGGCATGAACGCGAAGCAGGCGCGCGCGCGCGCGCTCGAACTGCTGGCCGAGGTCGGGATTCCCGACCCCGCGGCCAAGATCGACGCCTACCCGAGCCAGATGTCGGGCGGCCAGCAGCAGCGCGTGATGATCGCGATGGCGATCGCCTGCGAACCCAAGCTCCTGATCGCCGACGAGCCGACCACCGCGCTCGACGTGACCATCCAGAAGCAGATCATGGACCTGATCGCGGGCCTGCAAAAAAAGCACCAGATGTCGGTGCTGTTCATCACCCACGACCTTGCCCTGGTGGGGGAAATCGCCGACCGCGTGATCGTGATGCGCCATGGCGAGGTGCGCGAGGAGGGCGCGGCAGCCCAGGTGCTCGACGCTCCGCGCGACGCCTATACGCGCGCGCTCCTGCACTGCCGTCCGAAGCTCGACGAGCGGCCGCTGCGCCTGCCGGTGATCGACGACTATCTCGAAGGCCGCCTGACGCTTGACGAGCAACTGCCCCAGCGTACCCGCGGCACCGGCCCGAACGACGAGCCGGTGCTGGTGGTGCGGCACCTGGCCAAGAGCTTCTGGTTGCGCGAAGGCTTCTTCAAGCAGCGCGAGTTCAAGGCGGTGGAGGACGTGTCTTTCACCTTGGCGCGCGGCAAGACGCTGGGGGTGGTGGGCGAGTCGGGCTCGGGCAAGACCACGGTCGGGCTGACCCTGCTGCGCCTGCACCGCGCCACCGGCGGCAGCGCCATGTTCCACGGCCGCGACCTGCTGGCGATGTCCGACCGCGAATTCCAGGCCTGCAAGCGGCGCATCCAGATCATCTTCCAGAATCCCTATGCCTCGCTGAACCCGCGCTTCACGGTCGGCCAGATCCTGCTCGAGCCGATGCGCATCCACCGGATCGGCGCCGGCGACGCAGAGCGGGTCGGGATGGCGTACCAACTGCTCAAGCGGGTCGGGCTGCCGGAGCAGGCCTTCCACCGCTACCCGCACGAGTTCTCGGGCGGCCAGCGCCAGCGCATCGCCATCGCGCGCTGCCTGACCATGAAGCCGGAAATCCTGGTGTGCGACGAATCGGTGTCGGCGCTCGACGTGTCGGTGCAGGCGCAGGTGCTGAACCTGCTGCAGGACCTGCAGGACGAGTACGGCATGAGCTACATCTTCATCTCGCACGACTTGTCGGTGGTGAAGTACATCGCCGACCAGGTGATGGTGATGCACCAAGGCAGCGTGGTCGAGATGGCGGATTCGGACGCGTTGTATCGCCAGCCGCAGCATGCGTATACGCGCTCCCTGCTGGCGGCGATCCCGCGCGGCGTGTAGGGAAAACAACAGCCGGCCGACGGCGGCGCCAGGCAAAGTGGGCTACACTACGGCGATGTCCCAGTTTGCCGACCTGCTCCAGACCTATGGCGTGCTGATCGTGTTCGGCGTCGTCCTCGTCGAACAGTTCGGCCTGCCCATTCCCGCCTTTCCGATCCTGGTCGTGTCCGGCGCGCTGTCGGTCGATGGGGATCTCCGTTGGCAATGGTGCCTGCTCGCCGCCGTCGGCGCCTGCCTCATCTGCGACATGTTCTGGTTCCGCGCCGGACGCTTCTACGGCAAGCGGATCCTGCACCTGCTTTGCAAGATATCCTTGTCCCCCGATTCCTGCGTCAACCAGACCGAGGACCGCTTCCGCCGCTTCGGCGCCAAGTCGCTGCTGGTGTCGAAATTCGTCCCCGGCTTCAATACCATTGCCGCGCCGCTGTCCGGCGCGATCGGCACCCGTACCGGCCAGTTCGTGGCCTATTCGGGCGCCGGTGCGGCACTGTGGAGCGGCACCGGCATCCTGCTCGGCGTCCTGTTCCATGACAGCGTCGAGGACCTGCTCGGCTGGCTCCAGGCGGCCGGCGGCACCGCGCTGTCCGTACTGCTCGCCTTGCTGGTCCTGTTCGTCGCCGTCAAATACGTGCAGCGGCGCCGCCAGCGAGCCCATCTCGCGGTGCCGCGCATCGAACTCGCCGAGCTGAGGGCGCTGATCGACGGTGGCCACGATCCGGTCATCATCGACGCCCGCAGCCTGACGGCCCAGCAGCTGGAAGCCGCGATTCCCGGCGCACTGGTGTTCCAGGCCGGCGTTCCCGGCCAGCTCATGGCCACCCTCGACAAAGACCGCCATATTGTCATCTATTGCAATTGCCCCGACGACGTGACGGCGGCCGAGCTGGCCAGGCAATTCCTGGCCAACGGCTTCCA includes:
- a CDS encoding VTT domain-containing protein, which codes for MSQFADLLQTYGVLIVFGVVLVEQFGLPIPAFPILVVSGALSVDGDLRWQWCLLAAVGACLICDMFWFRAGRFYGKRILHLLCKISLSPDSCVNQTEDRFRRFGAKSLLVSKFVPGFNTIAAPLSGAIGTRTGQFVAYSGAGAALWSGTGILLGVLFHDSVEDLLGWLQAAGGTALSVLLALLVLFVAVKYVQRRRQRAHLAVPRIELAELRALIDGGHDPVIIDARSLTAQQLEAAIPGALVFQAGVPGQLMATLDKDRHIVIYCNCPDDVTAAELARQFLANGFHRARPLRGGLDALNAQRGDDPQAAPAAC
- a CDS encoding ABC transporter ATP-binding protein, producing MTDPNLLLQVRDLRIAFRVDKKNTVEAVKGISFDVPRNSTVALVGESGSGKSVSSLAVMGLLPPETTIVDPGSRACFDGRELLALSLAERRKLCGKDIAMIFQEPMSSLNPVFTVGYQVGEVLRRHMGMNAKQARARALELLAEVGIPDPAAKIDAYPSQMSGGQQQRVMIAMAIACEPKLLIADEPTTALDVTIQKQIMDLIAGLQKKHQMSVLFITHDLALVGEIADRVIVMRHGEVREEGAAAQVLDAPRDAYTRALLHCRPKLDERPLRLPVIDDYLEGRLTLDEQLPQRTRGTGPNDEPVLVVRHLAKSFWLREGFFKQREFKAVEDVSFTLARGKTLGVVGESGSGKTTVGLTLLRLHRATGGSAMFHGRDLLAMSDREFQACKRRIQIIFQNPYASLNPRFTVGQILLEPMRIHRIGAGDAERVGMAYQLLKRVGLPEQAFHRYPHEFSGGQRQRIAIARCLTMKPEILVCDESVSALDVSVQAQVLNLLQDLQDEYGMSYIFISHDLSVVKYIADQVMVMHQGSVVEMADSDALYRQPQHAYTRSLLAAIPRGV